aagatttttttaaagcaaaaaATCTGCtgacttttttgtttgttttggttttgtgatCAGATGGTTAGAGGTTTTTAGGAGTTGGGCCTAATTCAATTTGgaggtttttattatttatcttCTTGGTATTAAGTCGCTATTAAATGGCAATCTAAATAtctaattttgtaattttaatcCCCTGCCAATTGTCTAAAAAATCTGGGCTTCTTAAAGTCACTTGGGCTGATTTCTTGAAATAAAGCCAACATTTTTGTCTTCTGATATGGACCAGTGTTTAATTGGGCTGTCGTGTGGAatttttaggcccaaacacaaACACTTTGCGAAAATCAATTTCCATGCCTCAGACCATCCTCCCCACAGAGGCGCACTTGGACATGAGAGCATCATTGTCAATATCATCCCCCGAATTATGCAGCACAGGCTCTAGCCTGAAATTGATCATCTTTCCTTTCCATGGCTCTTCACCCAGTTGAGACACCAGCATAGCCAAAGCCACATACATATCCTTGAAGAGTCCACTCAAGACGTTGCACACAACCAAGCAGTTATTGAACTTGCCCTGCTTTAAGTAGACCTCCTCCACCATTGCCTTCCACTAAAGCTCAGCTACTTGTCCAACATCCCCATCATTTGCGTAGCGTATGATCTCATGTGGAAGCAAGGCACTAGCCACAAGCTCAATGTTGGAGGCTTTCAAGTCCTCCAAGTATTTTTTAATCAGCAGCCCCTTCTTTGAGAGCCCTCAGAACTCAAGAACTCTGCCAAGGGCACCAGGACCTCCGTATTCAGCCAATCTCGGACTCTGTCAGCATAATGTGCCTGTTGAAGCCCTTAGGATTCTATCGGAAAAACCTTCCTTGCAATGCTTTCACACAGCAGCGTGGCAATGTCGAGGGAGGCACTATGCCAAAAAAGGGCTTTAGCAACGGATAAAATCCATTGCCTATTACACATAAATAGTGTGGTATTCAAGCCTGTTGCCTATTACCATGTAATAGGCAACGGATATTCTCCGTCACTATTTGCCACTTACTACATCAGATATTTGGTAAACTCCGATGCGTAAATGATTTCCGGGTGCCAAAAAAAGGTTGACTTTTGACACCTAAACCCGAAACAGCATTAGTAGTTTCAAAAGGGGTGAGGCTAAGGAGGTCTAACAGCATCAGTGACTTCTACTATGTTGATGCGTATTATCAATTACAACATCGTAGAAACAAATAATGGTGTTGTGAATTATGTTATACATCGtcgctttttttattttgtagatGTGAAAAGCCTCCAATAGTGTTGTTGGTTACATAAATGCTGATGCTACTTTTCATCTTAGGCATCAGTGATAATAGATGTCTGGTTGttgtttttatctttcaacttcaattaTTTCTGGAAAACTGAAGTTGTTATAAACAATAGGCATCACTTATGTAAGGAAAGGGTAGGTATTTTGCTTGTTTCACATCACACTTTACTTAGTTATTGTGTTAGTATTTAAGAAAGGCCTCATTTCCAAATCATGTTGTGTTGCCATtgctcattaaaaaaaaaacattatataaACAGTAATTTAAATATATCCATAattgtctatatatatatataagcaaaaTACTTGAATGTTCCATACTTGTCACATCCAAATCACAATTTTACTAGCCCTACACCACAAATTATCCATACTTTTCTATGCATAAGCAAAATACTATCTAGAAAGACAAGTAAAATGAAGGAATGTTTAGCTCAATCAAAAAGCCATTCTAGGACATGAGTTGCCAATTCTTCTCGCACCTCATCCAATTCCATTTGGGTGTACGTGTCCTTCCTTCTAGCTCTatactgaagaaaaaaaaacacatagaATGTAAACACAAAATATGAACATAAGCTTAAAAAGTGCAAGGTACTAAATTTGCATAAGATATGTTGTCACTTCAAATAAACCAATATgcaaatttatgaaattatattggTGAACAAGAAAATCTAATTTGTCAATCAATCTAATTAGATAACAAGAAGTCATTAATTGGATCCCACTTCATGTTTAAACTAGCAATTAAATGATCATGTGATGGGGTAGAGAGTTGGACAAGCACAACTAGCATGTTTTCTCAATTGACACAGACCTAACTACCAAAAAAACAGAGGCACATTgctgtgaaaaaaaaaaattacacaagGTTCATATTAACATAGACCCAACTACCAAAAAAACAGAAGTTGCAAATTTCCATAAGTACCTTATTTCTAAATTTAAGTGAGGAATCTTTACAAATGTCCTTCATGTATCTCATCACAAAATACCCACATGACTTGCCATCGCTTTGTTTAGGAGCACCCTACATTTTTACACAACAATTCGGCATTTAGTTAGGTTCCTTAAAATTAGTCTTACAATGTTTGTGAAATACAAGCATACCGAAAACATAATCCATGTCGATAATTTACGAGGTCGTCCCCTAATTTGCGCATTGAAAGCTTTGATCCCACTTTAACAGATAAATAACACCTATTATAAACCATAAGCCAAATgcaaaaaatttacatattaaGGAAATAACTAAGAGAGACGGACTTACTTATTTAGAACAGTTTTCCATGCATCTTGAGAGTGACGAGCCCCAAGAGGATCCATGACATACACATTATCTTTGTCCTCATCAATTATTGTTAGGATCCAATGTCCCCTAATGttaattcaaaatatattagTAATACTCAAACATTccttgtataaattttttttttttttttaaaaaaaaaaaccactttACTTACCCAAGATTATATGGAATAAAAAAGATGCTGTCAATGCTAGTTTGTCTCAAACATTTCGTAATGTATTCTTACCACAAATTCCCATCTCTTGGATCATGTGCGATACGTGCTGGGTCCATAAATCCAATCACTTGATCCCTTTGTTGGCTTTTTACCAAGCGAAACAAATAGCTGCCAACCATTTTCCGTAGTTACTAACTAAATGAGACACAAGATTAATAGCCAATAtgagaaacagaaaattataaaacatCAAGTTACTATTACCTAATATGAGCAATTATTATAGGTTGTCCTATTTCTCTCATTTTAGCCAACACGATAACTTGTTCTTGAAAGATGTATACAATCTTTTTCACACCAAATATGTCCTCATCAGTATTTGTGGAGATAGTCTGACCTTTGGACATCACTTGATGTGCGTATGCATATAAAACCTTGCAAGACTTGGGGCATTGTTGGTGATATAGACTTGAATAAAGTCTTTGCTAATTTTTCCTTTGTagtttccttcttcttctacaATTATTAGTTATATATTAGTTATTCTATATGTATGTAATTGTAGTTTCCTTCTAATATGTATgtaattgtatatatatatatgtatgtaattgtatatatataaccttCTGCTTTATGCAATAATtgtagaagaagaaggaaattaCAAAGGAAATTACATACATATTAGTTAGAATAAAACATAGCAagcttaaaagaaaagaagtttaCCACTTTATCATCAAAGACAATAAGATCTTGAGGCCAAGCTACTTGCGACCCAAGGGCATCTCCAACCGTTTCGAACACTCCTTTCACAGGGATTGGTAGTGGAGAATCTCCCTTTAGTGCACAATTCACAGCTACTCTTATGCTCCCCTCTCCCAAAGGAACATTATGAACCGGCTGGTTTGGCACATTAATCTCAACTATTGTGCCACTTGCAACAATGTTTGCCTTTTCGCCGAAAGCCATTTTGCATTCTTTCCGCTAATATGCATATAAAAGACAAGTCACAAATACAATACAAGCTAAAAATATCAATTTCAGCAAGCATTTATATCAATTAAGTAGAAGATGGAGTCAAAGAAAGAGATCGTAGAGGCCTAGGAAAAAACCAGAGGCCTAGGAAGCTTCACAGTTAATATTCACGAGCTTGGcttacaaattaattaagtaagAGATTGCGGGTGGTCTATTTAATTGTAGAATCTAATGTCATTGCCTTATTGGGTAAATGAGAATGAAGAATATTAACCTTTTTcctaaacacaaaaaatattataaaaaatttgagttcACATTTCAAATAATGAGGGAAGCTGCCTATTATATGAGAGCATCTCAAGTTGCTTGAGATAGGAGTAGCAAGGTATACTTGGTCATTTCTTCAATattgcaaataaaaaacaaatatggccAAACAATGTAATATAAATTGAACCCTAACTAAATGAGCTCATTTCCAAAAAATTACTCACATTTTAATGATGCATATCCAGTTTATCCTATAGCTAGCATTTAGAgtacttcacaaaaaaaaaaaccaaatttaagcATGGCATGAAAAAGTGCAAGAACTTGTAAATTTTGATGAAATACAAGTGTACTTACAGTAGTCAGAAGGTCAGCAGTTGCAGAAACAGATCTGATCCCTCTTTGAAAACCCTGCAAATGAAGGCTAATACAAATTAAGGAGCACCATAATATTGCTAtggttctttttttgtgtttgatcATTTATcatcaatatattttttgatgaAGTAGAAGAACTTCAATTAGAAACTGAGGTGTTCTTAAGGTGGCATCATTAAAGCTTTAACTTAAGAAATCTCcatggaaaaaaagagagaaccACACAACTCAACCAACTAACAATACTCTACTCGTTTGCCCTATCTGCTATTTTGTGGCCTTAGTTTGATCGTTTATCATCAATTTAATTAGAGGACCAAGTAATGGGTTtgcttaaataattaaaagaaatagacACGGTAATCAAATGGTCAATACCAAGCCAAGCTCTACGTATTTTACTAATCCAATTATGTTTATAGCTTAGATTGAAAGCAAACACCTatcaaaaactaaaattccCAAAACTAAATTCTACATGTAAATACAAAAGCCACGgaatcaaattttcaaataaacaaAGCCACCGAATTAGATTAAACCATCAAGCAGGTTCCAAGATAATCAATCACAAATTTAGCAACATAACACAACAAaaagctataaaaaaaaatttaaaaatctgaTCTGGTGCTGATTACtaaaatttgaagattttccCAGTATTGAGAGAAAGAATGTTTAACCTTAAATTTTAGTTgtgaagagagaagaaaagcttACCAGAAGAGGAGGTGTGgggtgtaataacccaaaataaaatatcaagaaaataaaaaaatatctaaaaagtaggattaataccatttagcaaaaagataattttaccctcgcattatttaatagggaaaaagttgactttttgatcgagaaataatttggcaattccgcttgcgccgttgcatagagcacggcgaaacgagtccgtagacacggagtagacccgaatcggagttgcaacgaaggagttatggtcaaaagagtctcagtggtagaaccgtaaatatttgGAAGTTCAGTTTTATAAACCCAACTTTTCTTCTGTCTTGCGACCACCTCGACCAGCCAACTTCAGACAGCtatttctcccaactcaggccaccgtttcaggcaataccggtcccaaacgaaccacctcacttccctctatcaGCCCTGCCCCTCCTCAGCCTCCATCCGCTACTGCAGTAGCCGGAAACTACCACGAAACAGGCCGGTTCCAacagtttttctgaaaatttttgggagctcgttctcacttccacccaccatttccgtcgacccaggtatggatcttgaacctctcgagctgttctagctgcctcttgggtaggattagatcgattcgtagtgtagctattggatttttgagcttgaagttttaGCAGATTTTCGGCCTCTGTTTTTGGCcatttcggccactttttggggtatgtccaagaacaaaagtgactccaaatggggtgttttacctaggataggagtttggagtcttggttccaagatttttctgcaacccaaaatcgctttggacaaccgaatctgcccgcgcgtgtggcggcgcgtgggcgagggtggtgaagtgactctatacagttttgtgatcctcgtgttctcacgagcgcgtaggatttcgcgaatctcgattcggagtcggtttgagccccgaacgaattttccatgtcgcgcgatccttgggtgcagtgtcgtcaaatcgttggatcgtactgaattttggatatgtcggtctacatgattttaggattgtgtaggattcgacggattgcgaatcggagtcccagatactccgataacgcgattttgcccaatccgaccgtccgtttcggaccatactcacggaacatggttccttctctatgaggaaccttcagaggagcccagattggccatcggagaccgtggatcggccggtctggtggtttatcgcttagtaaaacGTTGGGCCTTTCAAGACCGTTCTAAGCGTCTGAAAGGCTATTGTGGGCATAGAAGTAACTTTAAAACGAGTGCAAGAATTTCTCGGAGCCAGGGGCAGGgagtttaattaaattctttttattcagcagtttattaatttattattcatggttaatcaggcaccagaggtccagtggacctacaggagggaccttcaagaggtccagctagctcggaccaccagtgagtggactttctttcataaaggcttttatataaataagttatatagatgatttctataaataagatttcataagtg
Above is a genomic segment from Prunus dulcis chromosome 7, ALMONDv2, whole genome shotgun sequence containing:
- the LOC117635207 gene encoding uncharacterized protein LOC117635207, with protein sequence MAFGEKANIVASGTIVEINVPNQPVHNVPLGEGSIRVAVNCALKGDSPLPIPVKGVFETVGDALGSQVAWPQDLIVFDDKVKKKETTKEKLAKTLFKSISPTMPQVLQGFICIRTSSDVQSYLFRLVKSQQRDQVIGFMDPARIAHDPRDGNLWGHWILTIIDEDKDNVYVMDPLGARHSQDAWKTVLNKCYLSVKVGSKLSMRKLGDDLGAPKQSDGKSCGYFVMRYMKDICKDSSLKFRNKYRARRKDTYTQMELDEVREELATHVLEWLFD